In Zingiber officinale cultivar Zhangliang chromosome 8B, Zo_v1.1, whole genome shotgun sequence, a single genomic region encodes these proteins:
- the LOC122015804 gene encoding disease resistance protein Pik-1-like has product MVQQKMVMKLTMDNPKKKAKALQTAVGVHGVVSVALEDDKIVVVGDVDSVDLTRVLRKKMGHVELLSVAEVKKEEKKDEKKEEKKDEKPIELAWLGQGPFMHPPYPFVIWEDQYPNYW; this is encoded by the exons ATGGTTCAG CAAAAGATGGTGATGAAGCTGACGATGGATAACCCCAAGAAGAAGGCGAAGGCTCTCCAAACTGCTGTCGGCGTGCACG GCGTCGTATCGGTGGCGCTGGAAGATGATAAGATTGTCGTCGTGGGAGATGTTGACTCGGTGGATCTAACAAGGGttctgaggaagaagatggggcaCGTGGAGCTCCTCAGCGTGGCAGAggtgaagaaggaagagaagaaagatgagaagaaggaagagaagaaagatGAGAAACCAATAGAACTAGCTTGGCTTGGCCAAGGCCCTTTCATGCACCCCCCGTATCCTTTTGTGATTTGGGAGGATCAGTATCCGAATTATTGGTAA